From a single Papilio machaon chromosome 19, ilPapMach1.1, whole genome shotgun sequence genomic region:
- the LOC106715574 gene encoding BTB/POZ domain-containing protein 10 codes for MSDSQANGPEANGMLEQRRPFFYPDSSSDTEEYRRDTEERRKRLSKRNGPCIRGRMPPKNQSPSVPTPSTSTQEPPRNGQKNQLVDDRITLVVDNTRFVVDPAQFTAHPNTMLGRMFSSGIEFTHPNERGEYEVAEGISATVFRAILEYYRGGTIRCPPTVSVQELREACDYLLVPFDANTVRCQNLRGLLHELSNEGARRQFESFLERLILPLMVESAQRGDRECHVVVLLDDDAVDWDEQYPPQMGDEYSQTVLSTPLYRFFKYIENRDVAKQVMKERGLKKIRLGVEGYPTYKEKVRKRPGGRAEVIYNYVQRPFIHMSWEKEEAKSRHVDFQCFKSKSVTNLAEATADPVIELEPLRAREEEVPEQAPDAAEDEAQ; via the exons ATGTCTGATTCACAGGCAAACGGCCCCGAGGCCAACGGCATGTTAGAACAACGACGTCCGTTTTTCTATCCTGACAGTAGCAGCGACACAGAAGAGTATCGCAGGGACACGGAGGAGCGTCGCAAGCGTCTATCGAAGCGGAACGGCCCGTGTATCCGCGGCAGAATGCCTCCCAAGAACCAGAGCCCTAGCGTACCCACGCCGTCTACTTCCACCCAGGAGCCTCCTCGCAACGGCCAGAAAAATCAGCTGGTGGATGACCGGATCACTCTGGTGGTGGACAACACAAGATTTGTCGTCGACCCCGCTCAGTTTACAGCACATCCTAACACCATGCTTGGAAGAATGTTTAGTTCTG gtattGAATTCACTCATCCAAATGAGCGAGGGGAATATGAAGTGGCAGAAGGCATATCAGCGACGGTATTCCGAGCTATCCTGGAGTACTACCGTGGTGGGACAATCCGCTGCCCTCCCACTGTCTCTGTGCAGGAGTTAAGAGAGGCCTGTGACTACCTGCTGGTTCCCTTTGATGCAAACACTGTGAGATGTCAG AATCTCCGCGGACTGCTGCACGAGCTGTCAAACGAGGGCGCGCGTCGTCAGTTCGAGTCGTTCCTGGAGCGGCTGATCCTGCCGCTGATGGTGGAGTCTGCGCAGCGCGGCGACCGCGAGTGCCACGTGGTGGTGCTGCTGGACGACGACGCCGTCGACTGGGACGAGCAGTACCCGCCTCAGATGGGCGACGAGTACAGTCAGACCGTGCTCTCCACGCCGTTATACCGCTTCTTCAAATACATCGAGAACAG AGATGTGGCAAAGCAAGTGATGAAGGAGCGCGGGCTGAAGAAGATCCGCCTGGGAGTGGAGGGCTACCCCACGTACAAGGAGAAGGTGCGCAAGAGGCCCGGCGGCCGCGCGGAAGTCATCTACAACTACGTGCAGCGCCCCTTCATACATATGTCCTGGGAGAAGGAGGAAGCAAAATCCAGGCACGTCGACTTCCAGTGCTTCAAGTCCAAGTCCGTCACCAACCTGGCGGAGGCTACCGCGGACCCGGTGATAGAGCTGGAGCCCCTGAGGGCCCGCGAGGAGGAGGTGCCGGAGCAGGCGCCCGACGCGGCCGAGGACGAGGCCCAGTGA
- the LOC106715613 gene encoding ATP-dependent zinc metalloprotease YME1L isoform X2, translated as MFSLNSINTQNQILISFSQLSSRYSCIFKQKKHNNSRNKHVKSTEASPGLYKATLCPESLEEAVKNFDKNVLKDMGNVNLRSLRTVSTPCKNSVKSFVQLSSAKKVSHISGESFDKNKNGWTSVPHVPTLTVDFRGKSPRLTFTDNFVGLLANGLHDDVFKYKIQVRNFKTDRSIHADLKRNPNLINRLRLNVSDGAEKQQHSNMGPEVAPRLEKLLTEDQLLTGHQKDKIKIAFAEGYLAGSHPENARTSKGSKYLKLVQQLLTIVLFLAIFVSLMASVSGTVFRNVTNMRRIQLGNQVEVDPEDINVTFDDVKGADEAKQELKDVVEFLKSPEKFSSLGGKLPKGVLLVGPPGTGKTLLARAVAGEARVPFFHAAGPEFDEILVGQGARRVRDLFKAAKERAPCVIFIDEIDSVGAKRTNSVLHPYANQTINQLLSEMDGFHQNEGVIVLGATNRRDDLDQALLRPGRFDVEVSVPTPDYGGRVEILRMYVSRVAAQPDVDVETLARGTTGFTGADLESMVNQAALKAAVEGAQTVSMGHLEEARDKLLMGPARRSRLPDDEANAITACHEGGHAVVAYYTKDAHPLHKVTIIPRGPSLGHTAYIPAKERYHVTKQQLLAMMDTMMGGRAAEELVFGPDKITSGGSSDLKQATSIACHMVREWGMSEKVGLRALEPPRGALAPSETIGPYTNELVDGEIKKLLSDSYERAKAILRAHAKEHKALSDALLKYETLDADDIKAIMSGEKLKRERQNRQTSKEPASAPAPASPGPAGLLGAPPPAPQPA; from the exons ATGTTTTCATTGAATTCCATAAATACCCAAAACCAG ATTCTTATTAGCTTTAGTCAGTTGTCGTCTCGTTATTCATGTATATTCAAGCAAAAGAAGCACAATAACAGTAGAAATAAACATGTGAAAAGCACAGAAGCCTCTCCTGGGTTGTACAAAGCCACATTATGTCCTGAAAGTCTAGAGGAAGCCGtaaaaaattttgataaaaatgttttaaaagacatGGGTAACGTTAACTTAAGATCTCTTAGAACAGTTTCTACACCTTGTAAAAATTCTGTTAAAAGCTTCGTACAGTTGAGCTCTGCAAAAAAAGTGTCTCATATATCCGGAGAATCATTTGATAAGAACAAAAATGGTTGGACGAGTGTACCCCATGTACCGACTTTAACTGTCGATTTTCGCGGGAAAAGCCCGAGATTAACATTCACTGATAACTTTGTTGGACTGCTCGCAAATGGATTACATGATGATGTgttcaaatacaaaatacaggttcgcaattttaaaacagaccGTAGTATTCATGCAGACCTGAAAAGGAATCCTAATCTCATCAATAGACTGC GGCTAAATGTTAGTGATGGTGCGGAGAAACAGCAGCACAGCAACATGGGGCCCGAAGTGGCACCGCGCCTGGAGAAACTCCTCACCGAAGACCAGCTCCTCACCGGTCATCAGaaggataaaattaaaattgcatttgCTGAAGGATATCTTGCAG GCTCACACCCGGAGAATGCTCGCACTTCAAAAGGCTCTAAGTACTTGAAGCTGGTACAGCAGCTGCTGACCATCGTGCTCTTCTTGGCCATCTTTGTCAGCCTCATGGCTTCTGTCAGTGGCACCGTTTTCCG GAATGTGACTAACATGCGCAGGATTCAGCTCGGCAACCAGGTGGAGGTGGACCCCGAGGATATCAACGTCACCTTCGACGATGTCAAGGGTGCTGACGAAGCCAAGCAGGAACTTAAGGATGTG GTGGAATTCCTAAAGTCCCCGGAGAAGTTTTCTTCCTTAGGTGGGAAGCTGCCGAAGGGTGTATTGCTAGTGGGTCCTCCGGGCACGGGGAAGACCCTACTGGCGCGTGCGGTGGCGGGCGAGGCGCGTGTGCCCTTCTTCCACGCAGCCGGGCCAGAGTTCGATGAGATACTGGTCGGGCAAGGCGCGAGGAGGGTACGCGATTTATTCA aagCGGCCAAAGAACGTGCACCTTGTGTGATATTTATCGACGAGATAGACTCCGTGGGTGCCAAGAGAACCAACAGTGTGTTACATCCATATGCCAACCAG ACGATCAACCAGCTGCTGTCAGAGATGGACGGCTTCCATCAGAACGAGGGTGTGATAGTGCTGGGTGCCACCAACCGCCGCGATGACCTCGACCAGGCATTACTGCGACCAGGACGTTTTGATGTTGAG GTGTCAGTGCCGACGCCAGACTACGGCGGTCGTGTGGAGATCCTGCGCATGTACGTGTCCCGAGTGGCCGCGCAGCCCGACGTGGATGTGGAGACCCTCGCCCGGGGCACCACTGGCTTCACCGGGGCTGACCTCGAGAGCATGGTCAACCAGGCCGCGCTCAA GGCTGCTGTGGAGGGTGCGCAGACGGTGTCAATGGGACACCTGGAGGAAGCACGAGACAAGCTGCTGATGGGCCCCGCGCGACGCTCACGTCTGCCTGATGATGAGGCCAATGCCATCACTGCCTGTCATGAGGGGGGGCATGCTGTTGTCGCATACTACACCAAG GACGCACATCCTCTACACAAGGTGACAATAATCCCGCGTGGACCCTCACTCGGACACACCGCGTACATACCTGCCAAGGAGAG GTACCACGTGACGAAGCAGCAGCTGCTGGCCATGATGGACACCATGATGGGAGGTCGTGCCGCTGAGGAGCTCGTCTTCGGTCCTGATAAAATCACATCAG GAGGATCATCCGACTTGAAGCAGGCGACTTCCATCGCATGTCACATGGTGCGCGAGTGGGGCATGAGCGAGAAGGTGGGGCTGCGGGCACTGGAGCCCCCGCGTGGTGCCCTCGCCCCCTCGGAGACCATAGGCCCGTACACCAACGAACTG GTGGATGGTGAGATAAAGAAGCTGTTGTCGGATAGTTACGAGCGTGCGAAGGCCATCTTGCGAGCACACGCCAAAGAACACAAAGCGCTCTCTGATGCCCTGCTCAA ATACGAGACTTTGGATGCGGATGACATAAAGGCGATTATGAGCGGAGAGAAGCTGAAGCGAGAGAGACAGAATCGACAGACGAGCAAGGAGCCTGCGTCTGCGCCTGCGCCGGCGTCCCCGGGACCCGCAGGACTGCTGGGTGCTCCGCCCCCCGCACCACAGCCAGCCTAG
- the LOC106715613 gene encoding ATP-dependent zinc metalloprotease YME1L isoform X1, whose protein sequence is MFSLNSINTQNQILISFSQLSSRYSCIFKQKKHNNSRNKHVKSTEASPGLYKATLCPESLEEAVKNFDKNVLKDMGNVNLRSLRTVSTPCKNSVKSFVQLSSAKKVSHISGESFDKNKNGWTSVPHVPTLTVDFRGKSPRLTFTDNFVGLLANGLHDDVFKYKIQVRNFKTDRSIHADLKRNPNLINRLRKLFGLNVSDGAEKQQHSNMGPEVAPRLEKLLTEDQLLTGHQKDKIKIAFAEGYLAGSHPENARTSKGSKYLKLVQQLLTIVLFLAIFVSLMASVSGTVFRNVTNMRRIQLGNQVEVDPEDINVTFDDVKGADEAKQELKDVVEFLKSPEKFSSLGGKLPKGVLLVGPPGTGKTLLARAVAGEARVPFFHAAGPEFDEILVGQGARRVRDLFKAAKERAPCVIFIDEIDSVGAKRTNSVLHPYANQTINQLLSEMDGFHQNEGVIVLGATNRRDDLDQALLRPGRFDVEVSVPTPDYGGRVEILRMYVSRVAAQPDVDVETLARGTTGFTGADLESMVNQAALKAAVEGAQTVSMGHLEEARDKLLMGPARRSRLPDDEANAITACHEGGHAVVAYYTKDAHPLHKVTIIPRGPSLGHTAYIPAKERYHVTKQQLLAMMDTMMGGRAAEELVFGPDKITSGGSSDLKQATSIACHMVREWGMSEKVGLRALEPPRGALAPSETIGPYTNELVDGEIKKLLSDSYERAKAILRAHAKEHKALSDALLKYETLDADDIKAIMSGEKLKRERQNRQTSKEPASAPAPASPGPAGLLGAPPPAPQPA, encoded by the exons ATGTTTTCATTGAATTCCATAAATACCCAAAACCAG ATTCTTATTAGCTTTAGTCAGTTGTCGTCTCGTTATTCATGTATATTCAAGCAAAAGAAGCACAATAACAGTAGAAATAAACATGTGAAAAGCACAGAAGCCTCTCCTGGGTTGTACAAAGCCACATTATGTCCTGAAAGTCTAGAGGAAGCCGtaaaaaattttgataaaaatgttttaaaagacatGGGTAACGTTAACTTAAGATCTCTTAGAACAGTTTCTACACCTTGTAAAAATTCTGTTAAAAGCTTCGTACAGTTGAGCTCTGCAAAAAAAGTGTCTCATATATCCGGAGAATCATTTGATAAGAACAAAAATGGTTGGACGAGTGTACCCCATGTACCGACTTTAACTGTCGATTTTCGCGGGAAAAGCCCGAGATTAACATTCACTGATAACTTTGTTGGACTGCTCGCAAATGGATTACATGATGATGTgttcaaatacaaaatacaggttcgcaattttaaaacagaccGTAGTATTCATGCAGACCTGAAAAGGAATCCTAATCTCATCAATAGACTGCGTAAGTTATTCG GGCTAAATGTTAGTGATGGTGCGGAGAAACAGCAGCACAGCAACATGGGGCCCGAAGTGGCACCGCGCCTGGAGAAACTCCTCACCGAAGACCAGCTCCTCACCGGTCATCAGaaggataaaattaaaattgcatttgCTGAAGGATATCTTGCAG GCTCACACCCGGAGAATGCTCGCACTTCAAAAGGCTCTAAGTACTTGAAGCTGGTACAGCAGCTGCTGACCATCGTGCTCTTCTTGGCCATCTTTGTCAGCCTCATGGCTTCTGTCAGTGGCACCGTTTTCCG GAATGTGACTAACATGCGCAGGATTCAGCTCGGCAACCAGGTGGAGGTGGACCCCGAGGATATCAACGTCACCTTCGACGATGTCAAGGGTGCTGACGAAGCCAAGCAGGAACTTAAGGATGTG GTGGAATTCCTAAAGTCCCCGGAGAAGTTTTCTTCCTTAGGTGGGAAGCTGCCGAAGGGTGTATTGCTAGTGGGTCCTCCGGGCACGGGGAAGACCCTACTGGCGCGTGCGGTGGCGGGCGAGGCGCGTGTGCCCTTCTTCCACGCAGCCGGGCCAGAGTTCGATGAGATACTGGTCGGGCAAGGCGCGAGGAGGGTACGCGATTTATTCA aagCGGCCAAAGAACGTGCACCTTGTGTGATATTTATCGACGAGATAGACTCCGTGGGTGCCAAGAGAACCAACAGTGTGTTACATCCATATGCCAACCAG ACGATCAACCAGCTGCTGTCAGAGATGGACGGCTTCCATCAGAACGAGGGTGTGATAGTGCTGGGTGCCACCAACCGCCGCGATGACCTCGACCAGGCATTACTGCGACCAGGACGTTTTGATGTTGAG GTGTCAGTGCCGACGCCAGACTACGGCGGTCGTGTGGAGATCCTGCGCATGTACGTGTCCCGAGTGGCCGCGCAGCCCGACGTGGATGTGGAGACCCTCGCCCGGGGCACCACTGGCTTCACCGGGGCTGACCTCGAGAGCATGGTCAACCAGGCCGCGCTCAA GGCTGCTGTGGAGGGTGCGCAGACGGTGTCAATGGGACACCTGGAGGAAGCACGAGACAAGCTGCTGATGGGCCCCGCGCGACGCTCACGTCTGCCTGATGATGAGGCCAATGCCATCACTGCCTGTCATGAGGGGGGGCATGCTGTTGTCGCATACTACACCAAG GACGCACATCCTCTACACAAGGTGACAATAATCCCGCGTGGACCCTCACTCGGACACACCGCGTACATACCTGCCAAGGAGAG GTACCACGTGACGAAGCAGCAGCTGCTGGCCATGATGGACACCATGATGGGAGGTCGTGCCGCTGAGGAGCTCGTCTTCGGTCCTGATAAAATCACATCAG GAGGATCATCCGACTTGAAGCAGGCGACTTCCATCGCATGTCACATGGTGCGCGAGTGGGGCATGAGCGAGAAGGTGGGGCTGCGGGCACTGGAGCCCCCGCGTGGTGCCCTCGCCCCCTCGGAGACCATAGGCCCGTACACCAACGAACTG GTGGATGGTGAGATAAAGAAGCTGTTGTCGGATAGTTACGAGCGTGCGAAGGCCATCTTGCGAGCACACGCCAAAGAACACAAAGCGCTCTCTGATGCCCTGCTCAA ATACGAGACTTTGGATGCGGATGACATAAAGGCGATTATGAGCGGAGAGAAGCTGAAGCGAGAGAGACAGAATCGACAGACGAGCAAGGAGCCTGCGTCTGCGCCTGCGCCGGCGTCCCCGGGACCCGCAGGACTGCTGGGTGCTCCGCCCCCCGCACCACAGCCAGCCTAG
- the LOC106715613 gene encoding ATP-dependent zinc metalloprotease YME1L isoform X3 translates to MFSLNSINTQNQILISFSQLSSRYSCIFKQKKHNNSRNKHVKSTEASPGLYKATLCPESLEEAVKNFDKNVLKDMGNVNLRSLRTVSTPCKNSVKSFVQLSSAKKVSHISGESFDKNKNGWTSVPHVPTLTVDFRGKSPRLTFTDNFVGLLANGLHDDVFKYKIQVRNFKTDRSIHADLKRNPNLINRLRKLFGLNVSDGAEKQQHSNMGPEVAPRLEKLLTEDQLLTGHQKDKIKIAFAEGYLAGSHPENARTSKGSKYLKLVQQLLTIVLFLAIFVSLMASVSGTVFRIQLGNQVEVDPEDINVTFDDVKGADEAKQELKDVVEFLKSPEKFSSLGGKLPKGVLLVGPPGTGKTLLARAVAGEARVPFFHAAGPEFDEILVGQGARRVRDLFKAAKERAPCVIFIDEIDSVGAKRTNSVLHPYANQTINQLLSEMDGFHQNEGVIVLGATNRRDDLDQALLRPGRFDVEVSVPTPDYGGRVEILRMYVSRVAAQPDVDVETLARGTTGFTGADLESMVNQAALKAAVEGAQTVSMGHLEEARDKLLMGPARRSRLPDDEANAITACHEGGHAVVAYYTKDAHPLHKVTIIPRGPSLGHTAYIPAKERYHVTKQQLLAMMDTMMGGRAAEELVFGPDKITSGGSSDLKQATSIACHMVREWGMSEKVGLRALEPPRGALAPSETIGPYTNELVDGEIKKLLSDSYERAKAILRAHAKEHKALSDALLKYETLDADDIKAIMSGEKLKRERQNRQTSKEPASAPAPASPGPAGLLGAPPPAPQPA, encoded by the exons ATGTTTTCATTGAATTCCATAAATACCCAAAACCAG ATTCTTATTAGCTTTAGTCAGTTGTCGTCTCGTTATTCATGTATATTCAAGCAAAAGAAGCACAATAACAGTAGAAATAAACATGTGAAAAGCACAGAAGCCTCTCCTGGGTTGTACAAAGCCACATTATGTCCTGAAAGTCTAGAGGAAGCCGtaaaaaattttgataaaaatgttttaaaagacatGGGTAACGTTAACTTAAGATCTCTTAGAACAGTTTCTACACCTTGTAAAAATTCTGTTAAAAGCTTCGTACAGTTGAGCTCTGCAAAAAAAGTGTCTCATATATCCGGAGAATCATTTGATAAGAACAAAAATGGTTGGACGAGTGTACCCCATGTACCGACTTTAACTGTCGATTTTCGCGGGAAAAGCCCGAGATTAACATTCACTGATAACTTTGTTGGACTGCTCGCAAATGGATTACATGATGATGTgttcaaatacaaaatacaggttcgcaattttaaaacagaccGTAGTATTCATGCAGACCTGAAAAGGAATCCTAATCTCATCAATAGACTGCGTAAGTTATTCG GGCTAAATGTTAGTGATGGTGCGGAGAAACAGCAGCACAGCAACATGGGGCCCGAAGTGGCACCGCGCCTGGAGAAACTCCTCACCGAAGACCAGCTCCTCACCGGTCATCAGaaggataaaattaaaattgcatttgCTGAAGGATATCTTGCAG GCTCACACCCGGAGAATGCTCGCACTTCAAAAGGCTCTAAGTACTTGAAGCTGGTACAGCAGCTGCTGACCATCGTGCTCTTCTTGGCCATCTTTGTCAGCCTCATGGCTTCTGTCAGTGGCACCGTTTTCCG GATTCAGCTCGGCAACCAGGTGGAGGTGGACCCCGAGGATATCAACGTCACCTTCGACGATGTCAAGGGTGCTGACGAAGCCAAGCAGGAACTTAAGGATGTG GTGGAATTCCTAAAGTCCCCGGAGAAGTTTTCTTCCTTAGGTGGGAAGCTGCCGAAGGGTGTATTGCTAGTGGGTCCTCCGGGCACGGGGAAGACCCTACTGGCGCGTGCGGTGGCGGGCGAGGCGCGTGTGCCCTTCTTCCACGCAGCCGGGCCAGAGTTCGATGAGATACTGGTCGGGCAAGGCGCGAGGAGGGTACGCGATTTATTCA aagCGGCCAAAGAACGTGCACCTTGTGTGATATTTATCGACGAGATAGACTCCGTGGGTGCCAAGAGAACCAACAGTGTGTTACATCCATATGCCAACCAG ACGATCAACCAGCTGCTGTCAGAGATGGACGGCTTCCATCAGAACGAGGGTGTGATAGTGCTGGGTGCCACCAACCGCCGCGATGACCTCGACCAGGCATTACTGCGACCAGGACGTTTTGATGTTGAG GTGTCAGTGCCGACGCCAGACTACGGCGGTCGTGTGGAGATCCTGCGCATGTACGTGTCCCGAGTGGCCGCGCAGCCCGACGTGGATGTGGAGACCCTCGCCCGGGGCACCACTGGCTTCACCGGGGCTGACCTCGAGAGCATGGTCAACCAGGCCGCGCTCAA GGCTGCTGTGGAGGGTGCGCAGACGGTGTCAATGGGACACCTGGAGGAAGCACGAGACAAGCTGCTGATGGGCCCCGCGCGACGCTCACGTCTGCCTGATGATGAGGCCAATGCCATCACTGCCTGTCATGAGGGGGGGCATGCTGTTGTCGCATACTACACCAAG GACGCACATCCTCTACACAAGGTGACAATAATCCCGCGTGGACCCTCACTCGGACACACCGCGTACATACCTGCCAAGGAGAG GTACCACGTGACGAAGCAGCAGCTGCTGGCCATGATGGACACCATGATGGGAGGTCGTGCCGCTGAGGAGCTCGTCTTCGGTCCTGATAAAATCACATCAG GAGGATCATCCGACTTGAAGCAGGCGACTTCCATCGCATGTCACATGGTGCGCGAGTGGGGCATGAGCGAGAAGGTGGGGCTGCGGGCACTGGAGCCCCCGCGTGGTGCCCTCGCCCCCTCGGAGACCATAGGCCCGTACACCAACGAACTG GTGGATGGTGAGATAAAGAAGCTGTTGTCGGATAGTTACGAGCGTGCGAAGGCCATCTTGCGAGCACACGCCAAAGAACACAAAGCGCTCTCTGATGCCCTGCTCAA ATACGAGACTTTGGATGCGGATGACATAAAGGCGATTATGAGCGGAGAGAAGCTGAAGCGAGAGAGACAGAATCGACAGACGAGCAAGGAGCCTGCGTCTGCGCCTGCGCCGGCGTCCCCGGGACCCGCAGGACTGCTGGGTGCTCCGCCCCCCGCACCACAGCCAGCCTAG
- the LOC106715559 gene encoding uncharacterized protein LOC106715559, producing METKEEYHDPDYPEASVSTQEGSSNLTEKEKIEKIKNIILREFGNELELRENEVMLANQRMQKARRVLCELRYQLVLRYYKDQKLQLTPVHLQDEVVAQNEPRTRTEVTSLLRDGQRRIHPSLRKLLGKKTVDLEEILKIREPRKKAKKNYSAMIHNRNYTVAADSTKSLRPESHKPAEEKPKLPEESEIIDKPKKIPRHLDPKVENVVTLVEATRNQVKHRYRIIIGNTSKYAPGASSADRSTHTWLLYVRGAAAVLRAVAVRLHHSYAPHHLVRIDKPPFQVSRRGWGEFPARVELHFALPERNPPAALDHTIRLDRHRTGLQTLGAETVVDVWLYSTSEMLEHEYKDDIPSSLPLDTGDKEDSSDKHTDDNSTAPTDVTDVKLNDSNNLEKLNDSWLEFFSKDSTELNVDEMLIKDEDIKKEAMDYESIDNNPTLVLNDKLKIESNTQKSILYDELTKDSNKEVKVEPTEELPKEILKHPECFKKRIMKYMDPTTKKIYYLEMDRELDLSKVQEIVINSQSKAKTTKISPIKSNGLKHVRKHKSKILNHNNVNVKRESFNNFSHIENDHCYVKTPTQNVVIKQEKMQVENYMNTESLKPCDEGNLYDMLCAAVLRFPCVRMAVSYLLKKIPLITVKAKDPDFVKYFPFVVESEDIYWKLDFAKRRNIEWSRAKLVNKMMVQFLVTDDQIWRTKQILIYSRLHGYHPVRSENIPQRTSQDWWTSWNLTDAHHTDTPPDSSSNWEFNSLTIFNGDEFANSSLSESVISESDEEIDIVNSESTVKVKSEVIPETSLEVMPVENEEDRLRFLFVEKKCADIGIELRNEDIGNGYSYSAVHAVLVSAVRSLAEELVRSARAAALAPDPPALPHVWTGSGREVCAGAREVCAGARRSGRLHALTARWLAAPPRTPHTL from the exons atggAAACTAAGGAAGAATACCATGATCCGGATTATCCTGAAGCTTCTGTATCTACCCAGGAAGGGTCCTCAAATTTAAcagaaaaggaaaaaatagagaaaatcaaaaacattataCTAAGAGAATTTGGAAATGAGTTAGAATTAAGAGAAAATGAAGTCATGCTGGCGAATCAACG TATGCAGAAGGCACGTCGGGTGTTATGCGAGCTGCGCTACCAGCTGGTTCTCCGCTACTACAAGGACCAGAAGCTACAGCTGACCCCAGTCCACTTGCAGGATGAGGTGGTTGCACAGAATGAGCCCCGCACAAGGACTGAG gTGACATCTCTGCTCAGAGATGGTCAGCGACGTATCCACCCCTCGCTGCGGAAGTTGCTGGGAAAGAAGACTGTGGACCTGGAGGAGATCTTAAAGATCAGGGAGCCCCGGAAGAAGGCAAAGAAGAATTACTCG gcTATGATACATAATCGTAACTACACGGTAGCGGCGGATTCCACAAAGTCCCTCCGACCTGAATCACACAAACCCGCCGAAGAGAAACCCAAACTCCCTGAAGAATCAGAAATAATAGACAAACCTAAGAAAATACCACGGCATCTGGACCCAAAGGTGGAGAATGTGGTGACCCTGGTTGAAGCCACCAGGAACCAGGTGAAACACCGATATCGGATCATAAtag GTAATACATCGAAGTACGCTCCGGGTGCGTCGTCCGCGGACAGGTCGACGCACACTTGGCTGCTTTATGTGCGAGGTGCTGCTGCAGTACTGCGCGCTGTCGCCGTGCGCCTTCACCACTCCTATGCTCCACACCACCTCGTGCGCATAGA CAAGCCTCCATTTCAGGTGTCGCGGCGCGGCTGGGGCGAGTTCCCGGCGCGCGTGGAGCTGCACTTCGCGCTGCCCGAGCGCAACCCGCCAGCAGCGCTCGACCACACCATCCGCCTCGACCGTCACCGCACCGGACTGCAGACACTAG GTGCAGAGACAGTTGTGGATGTGTGGCTGTACAGTACCTCAGAAATGTTGGAGCACGAATACAAAGATGACATTCCCTCCAGTTTGCCGCTGGACACAGGAGATAAGGAAGATTCTAGTGATAAACACACTGACGATAATTCTACCGCACCCACCGATGTAACAGATGTTAAACTGAatgattcaaataatttagaaaaattaaacgaCAGTTGGTTAGAATTCTTCTCAAAAGACAGCACCGAACTGAATGTTGATGAGATGTTAATAAAAGACGaggatattaaaaaagaagcaATGGATTATGAAAGTATAGATAATAATCCAACTCTAGTTTTAAacgataaattgaaaattgaatcTAATACTCAAAAATCCATTTTATACGATGAACTAACAAAGGATAGTAATAAGGAAGTTAAAGTAGAACCCACCGAAGAATTgccaaaagaaatattaaagcatCCGGAATGCTTCAAAAAGAGAATCATGAAATATATGGATCCAAcgacaaagaaaatatattatttagaaatggACAGAGAACTGGATTTATCTAAAGTGCAAGAGATAGTAATAAATTCACAGAGTAAAGCTAAAACGACAAAAATCAGTCCGATTAAATCAAATGGACTCAAACATGTTCgtaaacataaaagtaaaatactcAACCATAACAATGTGAATGTGAAACgtgaaagttttaataatttttctcatATAGAGAACGATCATTGTTACGTGAAAACGCCCACACAAAATGTCGtcataaaacaagaaaaaatgcaagtagaaaattatatgaatacgGAAAGTTTAAAGCCCTGTGATGAAGGCAACTTGTACGACATGCTGTGTGCCGCTGTGTTGAGGTTCCCCTGTGTCAGAATGGCTGTCAGCTATCTCCTCAAGAAGATACCTCTCATTACAGTCAAAGCGAAAGATCCAGATTTCGTTAAATACTTTCCATTCGTTGTTGAAAGTGAAGATATATATTGGAAATTAGATTTTGCTAAGCGAAGAAATATTGAA TGGTCAAGAGCAAAGTTAGTCAACAAGATGATGGTACAGTTCCTAGTGACGGATGATCAGATTTGGAGAACTAAACAGATCCTGATATACTCCAGATTGCATGGCTATCATCCGGTGAGGAGTGAGAACATCCCACAGCGCACCAGCCAGGACTGGTGGACCTCCTGGAACCTCACAGATGCCCACCACACCGACACACCGCCCGATAGTTCCTCAAACTGGGAGTTTAACtcattaactatatttaatggTGATGAGTTTGCAAACAGTTCCTTGTCGGAATCAGTTATATCAGAATCCGACGAAGAAATAGACATAGTGAATAGTGAAAGTACAGTGAAAGTGAAAAGTGAAGTGATTCCGGAGACTAGTTTGGAAGTGATGCCTGTGGAGAACGAGGAGGACAGGCTCAGGTTCCTGTTTGTTGAGAAGAAGTGTGCGGACATCGGTATAGAGCTTAGGAACGAAGATATTGGAAATGGATACTCGTACAG CGCAGTGCACGCGGTGCTGGTGAGCGCAGTGCGCAGCCTGGCCGAGGAGCTGGTGCGGTCAGCGCGCGCCGCCGCACTCGCCCCGGACCCTCCAGCACTGCCCCACGTCTGGACAGG GTCTGGTCGCGAGGTGTGTGCGGGCGCGCGCGAGGTGTGCGCGGGCGCGCGCCGCTCCGGCCGCCTGCACGCGCTCACGGCGCGCTGGCTGGCCGCGCCGCCCCGCACACCCCACAcactataa